In Cervus canadensis isolate Bull #8, Minnesota chromosome 6, ASM1932006v1, whole genome shotgun sequence, one DNA window encodes the following:
- the ANP32A gene encoding acidic leucine-rich nuclear phosphoprotein 32 family member A isoform X2 — MDMDKRIHLELRNRTPSDVKELVLDNCRSNEGKIEGLTDEFEELEFLSTINVGLTSVANLPKLNKLKKLELSDNRISGGLEVLAEKCPNLTHLNLSGNKIKDLSTIEPLKKLENLKSLDLFNCEVTNLNDYRENVFKLLPQLTYLDGYDRDDKEAPDSDAEGYVEGLDDDEEDEDEEEYDEDAQVVEDEEDEEEEEEGEEEDVSGEEEEDEEGYNDGEVDDEEDEEELGEEERGQKRKREPEDEGEDDD; from the exons gTAAAAGAGCTCGTCCTGGACAACTGTCGGTCGAATGAAGGCAAAATCGAAGGCCTCACAGATGAATTTGAAGAACTGGAGTTCTTGAGTACAATCAACGTCGGCCTCACCTCAGTCGCAAACTTACCAAAGTTAAACAAACTTAAGAAG CTTGAACTAAGTGATAACAGAATCTCAGGGGGCCTGGAAGTATTGGCAGAAAAGTGTCCGAACCTCACGCATCTAAATTTAAGTGGCAACAAAATTAAAGACCTCAGCACAATAGAGCCACTG AAAAAGTTAGAAAACCTCAAGAGCTTAGACCTTTTCAATTGTGAGGTGACCAACCTGAACGACTACCGAGAAAACGTGTTCAAGCTCCTTCCGCAGCTCACGTATCTTGATGGCTACGACCGGGACGACAAGGAGGCCCCCGACTCAGACGCCGAGGGCTACGTGGAGGGCCTGGACGACGACGAGGAGGACGAGGATG AGGAAGAGTACGATGAAGATGCTCAGGTAGTGGAAGacgaggaggacgaggaggaggaggaggaaggggaagaggaggacgtgagtggagaggaagag GAGGATGAGGAAGGTTATAATGACGGGGAAGTAGACGAtgaggaagatgaagaggagCTTGGTG AAGAAGAAAGGGGTCAGAAGCGAAAACGAGAACCTGAAGATGAGGGAGAAGATGATGACTAA
- the ANP32A gene encoding acidic leucine-rich nuclear phosphoprotein 32 family member A isoform X3: MRWGNALGAGLSGKVKELVLDNCRSNEGKIEGLTDEFEELEFLSTINVGLTSVANLPKLNKLKKLELSDNRISGGLEVLAEKCPNLTHLNLSGNKIKDLSTIEPLKKLENLKSLDLFNCEVTNLNDYRENVFKLLPQLTYLDGYDRDDKEAPDSDAEGYVEGLDDDEEDEDEEEYDEDAQVVEDEEDEEEEEEGEEEDVSGEEEEDEEGYNDGEVDDEEDEEELGEEERGQKRKREPEDEGEDDD; encoded by the exons gTAAAAGAGCTCGTCCTGGACAACTGTCGGTCGAATGAAGGCAAAATCGAAGGCCTCACAGATGAATTTGAAGAACTGGAGTTCTTGAGTACAATCAACGTCGGCCTCACCTCAGTCGCAAACTTACCAAAGTTAAACAAACTTAAGAAG CTTGAACTAAGTGATAACAGAATCTCAGGGGGCCTGGAAGTATTGGCAGAAAAGTGTCCGAACCTCACGCATCTAAATTTAAGTGGCAACAAAATTAAAGACCTCAGCACAATAGAGCCACTG AAAAAGTTAGAAAACCTCAAGAGCTTAGACCTTTTCAATTGTGAGGTGACCAACCTGAACGACTACCGAGAAAACGTGTTCAAGCTCCTTCCGCAGCTCACGTATCTTGATGGCTACGACCGGGACGACAAGGAGGCCCCCGACTCAGACGCCGAGGGCTACGTGGAGGGCCTGGACGACGACGAGGAGGACGAGGATG AGGAAGAGTACGATGAAGATGCTCAGGTAGTGGAAGacgaggaggacgaggaggaggaggaggaaggggaagaggaggacgtgagtggagaggaagag GAGGATGAGGAAGGTTATAATGACGGGGAAGTAGACGAtgaggaagatgaagaggagCTTGGTG AAGAAGAAAGGGGTCAGAAGCGAAAACGAGAACCTGAAGATGAGGGAGAAGATGATGACTAA